A DNA window from Branchiostoma floridae strain S238N-H82 unplaced genomic scaffold, Bfl_VNyyK Sc7u5tJ_1477, whole genome shotgun sequence contains the following coding sequences:
- the LOC118407809 gene encoding TNF receptor-associated factor 2-like yields the protein MPGYSVKLQGGRADPKYLCTSCGLLLRDSKQTPCGHRYCRSCVEDLIRSWGGKCKARNCGEVVQAQDVYPDKAIEREILGLAIFCSNVEDGCKWEGIVRNLMEHLSECGYEKITCINAGQGCKATICRKNLANHLQSDCEYRPVTCQWCDETTPHKELKTHKQTCPAAPVRCDWCNKKGLTRAQLREHQQPETGDCPNMKITCSFEPMGCKEKMEKKHFPEHLKKTVQHHLSMTNTYLLCLATNVDQHRQKEEESRENMRILLLRLEKGIQDADAKIATIEGKLSSEQPSGGSTSGGNKTLENRVEQERARVEELRRKIAAWETRVGTFEGIVAVLNREIEKCSSQMEAYERQRRQDREIIETLERKVRSLERIIALKDVALAEQDLRIQTLELTSYDGILTWKIADFTRKRHDAITGKTASFYSPCFFTSRTGYKMCARIYMNGDGMGKGTHVSLFFVVMRGHYDGLLRWPFRQKVTFMLVDQNNRENVTDAFRPDPTSSSFQRPTSDMNIASGCPLFVPLSQLDSSSHGYVRDDTMYLKIIVDTSDL from the exons ATGCCAGGATACTCTGTCAAGCTACAAGGAGGCAGAGCTGATCCTAAATACCTGTGTACGAGTTGTGGCTTGTTACTGCGTGATTCAAAACAAACACCATGTGGACACCGGTACTGTCGGTCATGTGTGGAGGATCTTATAAG gagctggggaggaaaaTGCAAAGCACGGAATTGTGGAGAAGTGGTTCAAGCTCAGGAC GTGTATCCAGACAAAGCTATAGAACGGGAAATCCTAGGCCTGGCGATTTTCTGCAGCAATGTCGAAGATGGCTGTAAATGGGAGGGCATTGTTCGCAATCTCATG GAACATTTATCAGAATGTGGCTACGAAAAGATCACATGTATCAACGCCGGCCAAGGCTGTAAGGCGACCATATGCAGGAAGAACCTGGCCAACCATCTACAGTCGGACTGTGAATATAGACCTGTAACGTGTCAATGGTGTGATGAGACAACTCCTCATAAAGAACTGAAG ACCCACAAACAGACATGCCCAGCAGCACCAGTACGGTGTGACTGGTGCAATAAGAAAGGTCTGACAAGGGCTCAACTTCGGGAGCATCAACAGCCGGAGACAGGAGACTGCCCCAACATGAAGATAACATGCAGCTTCGAACCAATGGGGTGCAAGGAAAAG ATGGAGAAGAAGCACTTCCCTGAGCACTTGAAGAAGACGGTCCAGCATCATTTGAGCATGACCAACACATACCTTCTTTGCTTAGCTACAAATGTCGACCAACACCGGCAAAAAGAGGAAGAATCACGCGAAAATATGCGGATCCTGCTTCTACGACTAGAAAAGGGCATCCAAGATGCTGACGCCAAAATTGCTACCATTGAAGGTAAGTTGTCAAGCGAGCAACCATCAGGAGGATCAACGTCAGGCGGCAACAAAACACTAGAAAACCGGGTTGAGCAGGAACGTGCGAGGGTGGAAGAACTGAGGAGGAAAATAGCTGCATGGGAGACAAGGGTCGGCACGTTTGAAGGGATCGTCGCCGTTCTGAACCGTGAGATCGAGAAGTGCAGCTCCCAGATGGAGGCGTACGAACGACAACGTCGTCAGGACAGGGAGATCATCGAGACTCTGGAGAGGAAGGTCAGGTCTCTGGAAAGGATCATCGCTCTGAAGGACGTTGCCCTCGCGGAACAAGACCTCCGGATCCAGACGTTAGAACTGACCAGCTATGACGGCATCCTGACATGGAAGATCGCAGACTTCACACGTAAGCGCCACGACGCCATCACGGGGAAGACAGCAAGTTTCTACTCGCCATGTTTCTTCACCAGCCGTACAGGGTACAAAATGTGCGCCCGGATCTACATGAACGGAGACGGGATGGGCAAGGGTACTCATGTCAGCCTGTTCTTCGTAGTCATGAGGGGGCACTACGATGGGCTGCTGCGCTGGCCATTCAGACAAAAG GTAACTTTCATGTTGGTGGACCAGAACAACCGAGAAAATGTAACGGACGCGTTCCGTCCTGACCCGACCAGCTCGTCCTTCCAGCGGCCCACCAGTGACATGAACATCGCCAGTGGATGTCCGCTCTTCGTGCCGCTCAGTCAGCTCGACAGCAGCAGCCATGGTTACGTCAGAGATGACACCATGTATCTCAAGATCATCGTGGATACTTCGGACCTTTAA
- the LOC118407807 gene encoding caspase-8-like: protein MITVMRDHGKMDFSQYDCFICCIMSHGALGKVFSSDNVGIDICELIKPMETQRCPSLAGKPKLFFIHACQGDRTQGKTTRSDFTHDVKALPSMPSFTHEADVFLGLSTVPGFVAPRNNDGSPYIRFLTEALDKMSPVHDLLKIMTTVCKQMNDIKDGGLGYVSCNLSTLRKRLYFLCDSD, encoded by the coding sequence ATGATAACAGTTATGAGAGACCACGGGAAGATGGACTTCTCCCAGTACGACTGTTTCATCTGCTGTATCATGTCTCACGGGGCGCTCGGGAAGGTCTTCTCCTCTGACAATGTAGGTATTGATATTTGTGAGCTGATCAAACCCATGGAGACCCAAAGGTGCCCCTCCCTGGCAGGAAAACCTAAGTTGTTCTTCATCCATGCATGCCAAGGTGACAGAACACAGGGTAAGACGACACGGAGTGACTTCACGCACGACGTGAAAGCCTTACCTTCTATGCCTTCCTTTACTCACGAAGCTGACGTGTTCTTGGGTCTCTCCACTGTTCCTGGGTTTGTAGCCCCTCGCAACAATGACGGGTCGCCCTACATACGCTTTCTGACTGAGGCACTTGACAAAATGTCCCCGGTCCACGACCTCTTGAAAATTATGACAACAGTCTGTAAGCAAATGAATGACATCAAAGACGGAGGGCTGGGATATGTTTCTTGCAACCTCAGCACCCTGAGGAAACGGCTCTATTTTCTCTGTGATTCAGACTGA